A segment of the Candidatus Neomarinimicrobiota bacterium genome:
GCCCCGCTTCCCGAGCAGATGGTGGATAATAAATACGCGAACCAAGTGTTTCATAACCACCAATAGGATGCGGTTTTGTGATTTCAGGTTCGAGAGTCTCTCCCTTGAACCAGGCACATTGACCCAGAATAGCAAGAACACAACAAATACCGAGACTCGTGATAAGAACTCGTTGGATACTGGTTTGCATAAATCACCTCCCCATCTTTGGAATAAACGAAAGTGATGTAATATAGCGTATTGTTTTACAATAACAATGACTTGGCGCGCAGTCTCGATGATGTCATGCCAATTTCAGTTCAACTTTAGCCATAGTTGAAAAACTTTTTTTTGCCACAGATCCACAAAGATTTGCACAGATGTGAAATAACAGCAACCGCTAATTCTTCGTTCCGTTGAGATTTCGAAACTGAATTTATTATCAATTCTGTCTGAGTTTCTTTCTTTTGTGCGCTACTTTGATTTCAGCCTTCTGGCCTTTAGCATCAGTGAAAAGAGCTTAAAGGGTCTTCATTGTCTCTACATGTTCTCGTAGCTTTTTCAATGATTCCATATAGTGATCCTGTTTGTCCCGCTCTTTGGCAACCACAGCTTCAGGAGCACGATCTACAAAGTTTTTATTGGCTAATTTTCCTTTTACTGCTTTTAAATAGCCTTCTGTTGCCTTAATCTCGTTTTCGAGTCGCTCCACTTCTTTACTCAGATCTATGAGACCTTCCAGGGGAACAAATAATTCCATTTTCTCCACCATGGAAGATGCAGAAAATTCTGGTTTTGATACATCCAATCCGAATTCAATATCAGCAGCACGGGTGAGTTTGGCAATGGTCTCCTGCATCTTCTGCAAAATATCCAACTGTGCCTGAGAATGAGCCCTGCCTACCAGTTTGATACTTTGTGATGGCGGAACATTCATTTCTGAACGAACCGTACGGATCGCTGTGATCACTTTCTTTAGAAAATCTGTTTCCTTGGCTTCTTCAGGGGCATTAAAAGTGTTCTTCACCACGGGCCAGCTTGCAACAATAAGATCGGGTTCGTCTGTCAATTTGATCTGCTGCCAGATCTCCTCACTCATAAATGGTGCATAGGGATGCAGTAACTTCATAATATCCCGAAGCACATAGATGGCCACTGACATGGCAGTCTGTTTCTGTTCGGGCGTTCCATCGTACAAACGCATCTTGATCATTTCGATGTACCAATCACAGAAATCGTTCCAGATAAAATCCCAGAGCGCCCGCGCAGTTTCATCAAACGAAAAATTTTCCAGTAGTCTGGTGATCCGCTCAATAGTAATATTCAACCGATGGAGTATCCAGCGATCAGCCAATTCCAGATTTTTCCATTTTTCCGGGTTAACCATATCGGCCGTTAGATCAAAATCTTTATTCATCAGGACAAACCGACTGGCATTCCAAACTTTGTTCATAAAGTTCCGAGCCACATCCAAACGCTCCTCGGTAAACAGAATATCCTGACCTTTAGGGGCAATCAACATGATCCCATACCGGAGAGCATCA
Coding sequences within it:
- a CDS encoding class I tRNA ligase family protein, translated to MIMAGYEFKGDIPFENVYFTSIIRDSQGRKMSKSLGNSPDPLDLIQKYGADALRYGIMLIAPKGQDILFTEERLDVARNFMNKVWNASRFVLMNKDFDLTADMVNPEKWKNLELADRWILHRLNITIERITRLLENFSFDETARALWDFIWNDFCDWYIEMIKMRLYDGTPEQKQTAMSVAIYVLRDIMKLLHPYAPFMSEEIWQQIKLTDEPDLIVASWPVVKNTFNAPEEAKETDFLKKVITAIRTVRSEMNVPPSQSIKLVGRAHSQAQLDILQKMQETIAKLTRAADIEFGLDVSKPEFSASSMVEKMELFVPLEGLIDLSKEVERLENEIKATEGYLKAVKGKLANKNFVDRAPEAVVAKERDKQDHYMESLKKLREHVETMKTL